One Pseudomonas sp. C27(2019) DNA window includes the following coding sequences:
- the coaD gene encoding pantetheine-phosphate adenylyltransferase yields the protein MNRVLYPGTFDPITRGHSDLIERAARIFDHVIVAIAANPKKNPLFDLEQRVALAKEVTAHLPNVEVLGFDNLLAHFVKEVDANILMRGLRAVSDFEYEFQLANMNRKLAPDVESLFLTPSEKYSFISSTLVREIAGLGGDITDFVHPAVSSALAERFKK from the coding sequence ATGAATCGTGTTTTGTACCCGGGAACCTTTGACCCGATCACTCGTGGCCATAGCGATCTCATTGAACGCGCGGCGCGTATTTTTGATCATGTGATTGTTGCAATAGCAGCCAACCCTAAAAAAAACCCCTTGTTTGATTTAGAACAGCGCGTTGCTTTGGCTAAAGAAGTCACTGCACATCTACCCAACGTTGAAGTGCTTGGCTTTGACAATCTACTGGCGCACTTCGTTAAAGAGGTCGACGCCAACATCCTGATGCGTGGCTTACGCGCGGTTTCTGACTTTGAGTACGAGTTCCAATTGGCCAATATGAACCGCAAACTGGCCCCTGATGTTGAAAGCTTATTTTTAACACCGTCTGAAAAGTACTCGTTTATTTCTTCAACTCTAGTGCGAGAAATAGCCGGACTGGGTGGTGATATTACCGATTTTGTTCATCCAGCAGTTTCCAGCGCACTAGCAGAACGCTTCAAAAAATAA
- the ectB gene encoding diaminobutyrate--2-oxoglutarate transaminase, with amino-acid sequence MKLFEQNFENNESGVRSYCRSFPVMFKQAQGAELITTEGKRYIDFLAGAGTLNYGHNHPVLKKALIEYIENDGLTHGLDMYSEAKERFLETFNRLILTPRKMQDYLIQFTGPTGTNAVEAALKLARKVTGRNNVISFTNGFHGCSIGALAVTGNQHHRGAAGVTLSDVSRMPYANYFGDKVNTIAMIDKMLADPSSGIDKPAAVIVEVVQGEGGLNAASADWVRKLEKLCRKHDMLLIVDDIQAGCGRTGTFFSFEEMGIKPDMITLSKSISGFGLPFAVVLLREKLDEWTPGEHNGTFRGNNHAFVTAAAALEEFWQDDSFAKSVREKGEIIAKRMHKITRRHSEHNLFVKGRGMMIGISCANGEVAAEICQQAFENGLVIETSGNHSQVVKCLCPLTISHEQINKAMDILDGAFAAVLPSQSAIKAS; translated from the coding sequence ATGAAACTCTTCGAACAGAATTTCGAAAATAACGAATCTGGCGTAAGAAGCTATTGCCGCTCATTCCCAGTGATGTTCAAGCAAGCACAGGGTGCTGAGCTGATCACCACTGAAGGTAAACGCTACATCGACTTTTTAGCCGGTGCCGGTACCCTCAACTACGGTCATAACCATCCGGTACTGAAAAAAGCTTTAATTGAATATATAGAAAACGATGGCCTTACCCATGGTTTGGATATGTATTCAGAAGCAAAAGAGCGGTTTTTAGAAACCTTTAATCGCCTGATTTTAACGCCACGTAAAATGCAAGATTACTTGATCCAGTTTACTGGCCCAACCGGTACTAACGCGGTTGAAGCGGCCTTAAAACTGGCGCGCAAAGTCACCGGTCGCAACAACGTCATCAGCTTCACCAATGGTTTCCATGGCTGTTCAATCGGTGCCCTAGCGGTAACCGGTAACCAACATCACCGTGGCGCAGCGGGTGTGACTTTATCTGATGTCAGCCGCATGCCTTATGCCAACTACTTTGGCGACAAGGTCAACACCATTGCCATGATCGATAAAATGCTGGCTGACCCAAGCAGTGGTATCGACAAACCTGCTGCTGTGATTGTTGAAGTAGTGCAAGGTGAAGGCGGTCTTAATGCTGCTTCTGCTGATTGGGTACGCAAGCTGGAAAAGCTCTGCCGCAAGCACGACATGCTGCTGATTGTTGATGACATTCAAGCCGGTTGTGGCCGCACAGGTACCTTCTTCAGCTTTGAAGAAATGGGTATTAAGCCTGACATGATTACTCTATCTAAATCGATCAGTGGTTTTGGTCTGCCGTTTGCGGTGGTCTTGCTGCGTGAAAAGCTCGATGAGTGGACGCCAGGTGAGCACAACGGTACGTTCCGCGGTAACAACCATGCCTTTGTCACTGCAGCAGCGGCGCTAGAAGAGTTCTGGCAGGATGACAGCTTTGCCAAAAGCGTGCGCGAGAAAGGTGAAATCATTGCCAAGCGCATGCACAAAATTACCCGTCGTCACAGCGAGCACAATCTATTCGTTAAAGGCCGCGGCATGATGATTGGTATCAGCTGCGCCAATGGCGAAGTGGCTGCAGAGATCTGTCAGCAGGCCTTTGAAAATGGCTTAGTCATTGAAACCAGTGGCAACCACAGTCAAGTCGTCAAGTGCTTGTGCCCACTGACCATCAGCCATGAGCAAATCAACAAAGCCATGGATATTTTAGATGGCGCATTTGCTGCTGTATTACCGAGCCAGTCAGCAATTAAAGCATCTTAA
- a CDS encoding ectoine synthase, producing the protein MIVRTLAEAENSDRRVVSENWESTRMLLKDDNMGFSFHITTIYANTETHIWYKNHLESVYCMSGNGEIETLADGKIYPITAGTLYILDKNDEHLLRGGSEDMKMACVFNPPLNGKEVHDENGVYPL; encoded by the coding sequence ATGATTGTTCGTACCCTTGCTGAAGCCGAAAACAGCGACCGTCGTGTTGTTTCAGAAAACTGGGAAAGCACACGCATGTTGTTAAAAGACGACAACATGGGCTTTTCCTTTCATATCACCACTATTTATGCCAATACAGAAACGCATATCTGGTATAAAAACCACTTAGAATCAGTCTATTGCATGAGCGGTAACGGTGAGATTGAAACCTTAGCAGACGGTAAGATTTACCCGATCACAGCCGGCACTCTGTACATCTTAGATAAAAACGATGAGCATTTATTACGCGGTGGCAGCGAAGATATGAAAATGGCCTGCGTTTTTAACCCGCCACTCAATGGCAAAGAAGTGCACGATGAGAACGGCGTTTACCCGCTTTAA
- a CDS encoding Na/Pi cotransporter family protein — MDKLKSFLLPMLALVVLSASFWYSPGWLELCAGLALFLFGMQCLEKGLKKLAGGRLEQLLERSTATPFKGFVFGVGGTMVLQSTTLMSLLTIAFISTGLIQLAGGISILLGINLGTSGGIWLLAAAGQNFSLSPLALPLLVFGVLAGFSNGKKGKGIGRLILGIAFIFLGIDQIKSAFVEFGSHLEVLEQVSRGYLGQLLFVGIGILLTAMLMSSHATLMLILAALAAGQLELWQGMSIAIGGSVGSSLNVAVMGWLGGNRGGQRLATVHVLFNIITGLITFWLLTPFMWAVHWIMTGLGLGDNSLLQLAMFQTVFNLLGVLLFWPWQRHLEAWLCRFLPDRAEPSVLIAETQTGQRSAVEQRVLPETRARYLSDAALTSVDTASRAVVQELQHLGRLSLEVICHGLYQPVEQLSSVRVDEARLDARPNDAECLDAEELYQRHIKGVYSDLLGFMSRLDVEMDEEHQKFWMTCQVVALQLVDAVKDAKHLQKNLGRYLRDERSHVHGHYLDLRRHVMWVLRQVREVSRLDLPDDVWRSRLEWVDGQAAKFDADFRHRIFTEVRSQKLDNMQASSLMNDLGYASRITQSLRNVLQLGLVGDNELLREVSRLGGEDDDFPLITLL; from the coding sequence ATGGACAAGCTTAAGTCGTTCTTATTGCCTATGTTGGCGCTGGTAGTTTTATCTGCCAGTTTTTGGTACAGCCCAGGCTGGTTAGAGCTTTGTGCTGGTCTAGCGTTATTCCTGTTTGGCATGCAGTGCCTTGAAAAAGGCTTAAAGAAGCTGGCCGGTGGTCGATTAGAGCAGCTTTTAGAGCGCAGCACGGCTACCCCCTTCAAAGGATTCGTATTCGGTGTGGGCGGCACTATGGTGCTGCAATCGACCACGCTGATGTCGTTGCTGACCATTGCCTTTATCAGCACTGGCCTGATTCAGTTGGCGGGTGGAATTTCGATTTTACTGGGGATCAACTTAGGCACCAGTGGCGGGATATGGTTGCTTGCTGCCGCAGGGCAAAATTTTAGCTTAAGTCCCTTGGCACTGCCTTTATTGGTATTTGGTGTGCTGGCCGGTTTCAGTAATGGCAAGAAGGGCAAAGGCATTGGCCGGCTTATCTTAGGTATTGCTTTTATCTTCTTAGGTATTGACCAGATCAAAAGTGCTTTTGTTGAGTTTGGCAGTCATTTAGAAGTACTGGAGCAGGTCAGTCGTGGTTACTTAGGGCAATTGCTTTTTGTCGGTATAGGCATACTCCTGACCGCCATGTTGATGTCCAGTCATGCCACTTTGATGCTGATTTTAGCGGCCTTGGCTGCAGGTCAGTTAGAGTTGTGGCAAGGAATGTCGATAGCCATTGGTGGCAGTGTGGGCAGCAGTTTAAATGTGGCGGTGATGGGCTGGCTCGGTGGCAACCGAGGTGGTCAGCGTCTTGCTACAGTGCATGTCTTGTTTAATATTATTACCGGTTTAATTACTTTTTGGCTGCTGACGCCCTTTATGTGGGCTGTGCATTGGATTATGACGGGCTTGGGTTTGGGTGATAATAGCTTGCTCCAGCTGGCGATGTTTCAAACCGTGTTTAACCTGCTCGGTGTGCTGTTGTTTTGGCCCTGGCAGCGTCATTTAGAAGCATGGCTGTGCCGGTTTTTACCCGATCGTGCTGAGCCTAGCGTCTTGATTGCGGAGACACAAACAGGCCAACGCTCTGCTGTTGAGCAACGCGTACTGCCTGAAACCCGTGCACGTTACTTAAGTGATGCCGCGCTCACCTCTGTGGATACAGCCTCGCGCGCAGTGGTGCAGGAGTTGCAGCACTTAGGCCGCTTAAGTCTAGAGGTGATTTGTCATGGCTTGTATCAGCCGGTGGAACAGCTTTCCAGTGTGCGAGTGGATGAGGCGCGCTTAGATGCGCGGCCTAATGATGCAGAGTGCTTAGATGCAGAGGAGCTCTATCAGCGTCATATTAAGGGTGTTTATTCAGACTTGTTAGGCTTTATGAGTCGCCTTGATGTTGAAATGGATGAAGAGCATCAAAAGTTTTGGATGACCTGCCAAGTGGTTGCTTTACAGTTGGTGGATGCGGTGAAAGATGCCAAGCATTTACAGAAAAACCTAGGCCGTTACTTGCGTGATGAGCGCTCCCATGTACATGGGCATTATTTAGACTTGCGCCGCCATGTGATGTGGGTGCTGCGTCAAGTGCGAGAGGTCAGTCGTTTAGACCTGCCGGATGATGTTTGGCGCAGTCGCTTGGAGTGGGTGGATGGACAGGCAGCTAAATTTGATGCTGATTTTCGTCACCGTATTTTCACTGAGGTGCGTAGCCAAAAGCTGGATAATATGCAGGCCAGCTCACTGATGAATGACTTGGGCTATGCCAGTCGCATTACGCAAAGTTTACGCAATGTGTTGCAGCTAGGGCTGGTGGGAGACAATGAATTGCTGCGTGAAGTCAGTCGTTTGGGCGGTGAAGACGATGACTTCCCGTTAATAACTCTACTTTAA
- a CDS encoding YfhL family 4Fe-4S dicluster ferredoxin: MSLIITDDCINCDVCEPECPNGAITQGEEIYEIDPNLCTECVGHYDEPQCVQVCPVDCIPLDPNNVESKEELMEKYKIITGQA, encoded by the coding sequence ATGTCGCTAATCATTACGGATGACTGCATCAACTGTGATGTCTGTGAACCCGAATGCCCCAACGGCGCTATTACCCAAGGCGAGGAGATCTATGAAATTGATCCCAACCTGTGCACTGAGTGTGTTGGTCATTACGATGAACCGCAGTGCGTGCAGGTATGCCCAGTCGATTGCATTCCATTAGACCCAAATAATGTGGAAAGCAAAGAAGAGCTGATGGAAAAATACAAGATCATCACCGGTCAGGCTTAA
- a CDS encoding aspartate kinase, translating to MHTVEKIGGTSMSCFKDLLDNIFLTEHPKHGLYQRIFVVSAYSGMTNQLLEHKKTGEAGVYQRFAEASGEEAWQEPLEKVRAAMLAKNQEIFADSTHALEQANQFIKSRIDDCFEVMHSLHQLCHFGHFQLSEHLMKVREMLASLGEAHSAFNTVLALKLKGINARFADLTGWQAATPLPFVEMIEHHFKGIDFSKELVIAPGYTHCTEGLMNTFDRGYTEITFAQIAAATGAKEAIIHKEFHLSTADPNLVGEDKVVTIGMTNYDVADQLSNLGMEAIHPRAGKTLRRAGVELRIKNAFEPEHTGTLIKKGYASVTPRVEIIAGRKDVFGIEVFDQEMLGDMNYDSEITNIIKQLKLYVVNKSRDANSITYYCAGSRKIINRASRLIEEHYSSAEVTVHNVAIVSAIGSNMKVKGILAKTATALADAGISVQALQQTIRQVEMQIVVQESDYDAAIIALHRALIEPENYTDVIVFPDASRA from the coding sequence ATGCATACCGTAGAGAAAATTGGCGGCACTTCAATGAGCTGCTTCAAGGACCTTTTAGACAATATCTTCTTAACAGAACACCCTAAGCACGGCCTGTATCAGCGTATTTTTGTGGTGTCAGCCTACAGCGGCATGACCAATCAACTGCTCGAGCACAAAAAAACCGGTGAGGCCGGTGTCTATCAGCGCTTTGCTGAGGCCAGTGGTGAAGAGGCATGGCAAGAGCCTTTAGAAAAAGTACGTGCGGCGATGCTGGCAAAAAACCAAGAAATTTTTGCTGACAGCACCCATGCTTTAGAACAAGCCAATCAATTTATTAAGAGCCGCATTGATGACTGTTTCGAGGTGATGCACAGCTTGCATCAGCTCTGCCACTTCGGCCATTTTCAACTCAGCGAACACCTGATGAAAGTGCGCGAAATGCTGGCCTCTTTGGGTGAAGCACACAGCGCATTCAATACTGTACTGGCCTTAAAACTTAAGGGCATCAATGCCCGTTTTGCTGATTTAACTGGCTGGCAAGCAGCGACACCGTTACCTTTTGTGGAAATGATTGAGCACCATTTTAAAGGGATCGATTTCAGCAAAGAACTGGTGATTGCACCCGGTTATACCCACTGCACCGAAGGCTTAATGAACACCTTTGACCGTGGCTATACCGAAATCACCTTTGCCCAGATCGCGGCAGCCACCGGTGCTAAAGAAGCCATTATTCACAAAGAGTTTCACCTCAGTACTGCTGATCCAAACTTAGTAGGTGAAGACAAGGTGGTGACCATTGGTATGACCAACTACGACGTTGCCGATCAGCTGTCTAACTTAGGCATGGAGGCAATTCACCCGCGCGCAGGCAAAACCCTACGCCGCGCCGGTGTCGAGTTGCGTATTAAAAATGCTTTTGAGCCTGAACATACCGGAACTCTGATCAAGAAAGGCTATGCCAGCGTCACGCCACGGGTAGAAATTATTGCCGGCCGTAAAGATGTATTCGGCATTGAAGTATTTGACCAAGAAATGCTCGGTGATATGAATTACGACAGTGAAATCACCAACATCATTAAGCAGCTCAAGCTGTATGTGGTGAATAAGTCGCGCGATGCCAACAGCATTACCTATTACTGTGCAGGTTCTCGCAAAATCATTAATCGTGCCTCACGCTTGATTGAAGAGCATTACTCCAGTGCCGAAGTCACGGTACATAATGTGGCGATTGTTTCAGCCATTGGCTCAAATATGAAAGTCAAAGGCATTCTGGCTAAGACCGCAACCGCATTGGCTGATGCGGGTATCAGCGTACAGGCGCTGCAGCAAACCATCCGCCAGGTGGAAATGCAGATCGTGGTGCAAGAAAGTGATTACGATGCAGCGATTATTGCTTTACACCGCGCCCTGATTGAGCCTGAAAACTATACTGATGTGATTGTCTTTCCCGACGCGTCCAGAGCCTAA
- the ggt gene encoding gamma-glutamyltransferase: MRWLSALALNIVLLWSVNAADQAPEHGYVSSAHPLASAAGLSILKQGGNAIDAAIAVTAALAVVEPYGSGLGGGGFYLLRRAGKTANYHFLDARERAPLAAHSDLYRVDGVVDPKLSLDGALAAAIPGIPAALEALTQGHARLPLADNLAPAIALARDGFAIDAVYQERAGWRLAALQKDAESARLFLDQQTIPEQGWILRQPELAATLSLLAQHGQKGFYRGAFAEKLVNAVQAAGGIWSLDDLAHYRVQWRAPLIVPLAQQRQLITAPPPSAGGIAIAQSLLMLQRLPWQQAEPAQRAHYIAEVLRRAYRDRGLLGDPDFVDNPIQALLARQHIIEMTASINVDHATPSSSLAPSAELQEGDHTTHFAVLDQQGNAVAATLSLNMMFGAAFTVPGTGVLLNDEMDDFAADLEGSNAYGLTGSVANQIQAGKRPLSSMSPSFLEGPHDFSAFGTPGGSRIPSMNVLAMLEYLDGKAPAQWVASPRIHHQYLPDILGFEPGTLTLQQQQRLEKKGHTLQELTRNYGNQQVLWWHKQSGQSAGASDPRGHGVSLSH, encoded by the coding sequence ATGCGTTGGTTATCAGCTCTTGCACTTAATATTGTTCTGCTCTGGTCGGTTAACGCTGCTGATCAAGCGCCAGAGCATGGCTATGTCAGCAGTGCACATCCCTTAGCCAGCGCAGCAGGGCTTAGCATCCTTAAGCAAGGTGGCAATGCCATTGATGCAGCCATTGCTGTCACCGCTGCTCTGGCGGTGGTAGAGCCCTATGGCTCAGGACTTGGTGGTGGCGGTTTTTACTTACTGCGCCGCGCTGGTAAAACAGCGAATTATCACTTTCTCGACGCCCGCGAACGTGCGCCACTGGCTGCTCATAGCGATCTTTATCGCGTTGATGGCGTGGTTGACCCTAAGCTATCACTCGATGGAGCGCTGGCTGCTGCGATTCCTGGTATACCTGCAGCGCTCGAAGCCCTCACGCAAGGCCATGCGCGCTTGCCTTTAGCTGATAACCTCGCCCCTGCAATTGCTTTAGCTCGCGATGGTTTTGCCATTGATGCGGTCTATCAAGAACGCGCCGGTTGGCGTCTAGCTGCGCTACAAAAAGATGCTGAATCAGCGCGTTTATTTCTCGATCAACAAACGATCCCAGAGCAAGGCTGGATCTTACGTCAGCCGGAACTGGCTGCCACGCTCAGCCTATTGGCACAGCACGGACAAAAAGGTTTTTACCGCGGTGCTTTTGCTGAGAAATTAGTCAATGCCGTTCAAGCCGCAGGCGGGATTTGGTCATTGGACGATTTAGCCCACTACCGTGTGCAATGGCGCGCACCTTTAATTGTGCCACTGGCCCAGCAGCGCCAATTGATTACTGCACCACCACCATCAGCGGGTGGTATTGCCATTGCGCAAAGCCTGCTGATGTTACAGCGCTTACCGTGGCAGCAAGCAGAGCCTGCACAGCGTGCGCATTATATTGCCGAAGTATTGCGCCGTGCCTACCGTGATCGCGGCCTGCTCGGTGATCCAGATTTTGTTGATAATCCCATCCAAGCATTGCTCGCCCGCCAACACATCATCGAGATGACCGCGAGTATCAACGTTGATCATGCCACCCCCAGCAGCAGCTTAGCGCCGAGTGCTGAGCTGCAGGAAGGCGATCACACCACCCACTTTGCCGTACTCGATCAACAGGGTAACGCTGTTGCTGCAACGTTGTCGCTGAACATGATGTTTGGTGCGGCCTTTACTGTGCCGGGTACGGGTGTCTTGTTAAATGACGAAATGGACGACTTTGCTGCAGACTTGGAGGGCAGCAATGCCTACGGCCTGACTGGCAGCGTGGCCAATCAGATACAGGCGGGCAAGCGGCCGCTATCGTCGATGAGCCCCAGCTTTTTAGAAGGCCCTCACGATTTCTCTGCATTTGGCACCCCCGGCGGCAGTCGAATCCCCAGTATGAATGTCTTAGCCATGCTGGAATACTTAGACGGCAAAGCACCTGCACAATGGGTCGCCAGCCCGCGTATACATCACCAGTATTTACCCGACATATTAGGCTTTGAGCCCGGTACGCTGACGCTGCAGCAGCAGCAACGCCTAGAGAAAAAAGGCCACACACTGCAAGAGCTGACGCGCAATTACGGCAACCAACAAGTGCTCTGGTGGCACAAGCAATCAGGTCAGAGCGCTGGCGCCAGCGACCCTCGTGGACATGGCGTCAGCCTCAGCCATTAA
- a CDS encoding DUF4105 domain-containing protein yields MSINTRSILSVSLNLLLSLLLLIAAAWGGFALYYQLALSTPWLIGGLLLWVGLSVFALIRLWRAPRLHGVLIYLILHTTLLLWWNSLTPSNNHQWQDDVAQMTSGHVEGDQVTLFNVRNFDWHSETEYTPRWETRTYDLSKLRSVDMLTSHWGMDAIAHVLVSFGFDDHQFVTFSVEIRKKKGQEFSEIAGFFKQYELSILATDERDAVAVRPNVRGEDTFLYRIDMPEAIRRQLFLSYIEQANQLLEQPRFYNTVTANCTTLVFAMMQHISGGLPLDSRLLLTGYLPSYIEELDGLTDGFSLSQLRSAGRITERSKSAEHSPAYSKIIRQGVPGW; encoded by the coding sequence ATGTCGATTAATACGCGCTCGATCCTATCGGTTAGCCTTAATCTGCTGCTCTCGTTGCTGTTGCTGATTGCTGCGGCCTGGGGCGGCTTTGCGCTGTATTACCAACTAGCGCTGAGCACGCCTTGGCTGATTGGCGGGTTACTGCTCTGGGTGGGGCTGTCAGTATTTGCACTTATACGCCTATGGCGCGCACCTCGGCTGCACGGCGTATTAATCTATCTCATCCTGCATACAACGTTGCTGCTCTGGTGGAATAGCTTAACCCCTAGCAACAATCATCAATGGCAAGATGATGTTGCACAGATGACCTCAGGCCATGTCGAGGGCGACCAGGTGACCCTGTTTAACGTGCGTAATTTTGATTGGCACTCAGAGACCGAGTACACACCGCGCTGGGAAACCCGCACGTATGATTTAAGCAAGCTGCGATCCGTGGACATGCTGACCTCGCACTGGGGCATGGATGCGATTGCTCACGTTCTCGTCTCGTTCGGCTTTGATGACCACCAGTTCGTCACCTTTTCCGTGGAGATACGTAAAAAGAAAGGTCAAGAATTTTCTGAAATTGCTGGATTTTTCAAACAATACGAACTGAGCATTCTGGCTACCGATGAGCGCGATGCGGTTGCCGTGCGCCCAAATGTGCGCGGCGAAGATACGTTTTTGTACCGTATCGATATGCCCGAAGCGATTCGTCGCCAGCTGTTTTTGTCCTATATCGAACAAGCCAATCAACTGCTCGAACAACCACGCTTTTACAACACCGTCACCGCCAACTGCACCACCCTAGTGTTCGCCATGATGCAACATATCAGCGGTGGTTTACCGTTGGATTCACGCCTACTCCTGACCGGCTATTTGCCCAGCTACATTGAAGAACTGGATGGCCTCACCGATGGCTTCAGCTTGTCGCAGTTACGCAGTGCTGGACGCATCACCGAGCGCTCAAAAAGCGCCGAACACAGCCCTGCCTACTCAAAAATTATTCGTCAGGGCGTGCCTGGCTGGTAA
- the ectA gene encoding diaminobutyrate acetyltransferase has protein sequence MSSATVTFRQPTGDDGHALHQLVARCQPLDTNSVYCNLLQCTDFADTAIAAQNADGNLVGFISGYRPPARPDTLFVWQVAVDSSMRGQGLALRMLLALVERVTAQGVRFIETTISPSNTASQALFLKAFNQLGISHSTSTLFSRQQHFAGLHEDEVLYRAGPLPLDSNQ, from the coding sequence TTGAGTTCTGCTACTGTCACATTCCGTCAGCCAACTGGCGACGATGGACACGCTTTGCATCAACTGGTCGCTCGCTGCCAGCCCCTAGACACCAACTCGGTGTACTGCAACTTACTTCAGTGCACTGACTTTGCGGATACTGCCATTGCGGCACAAAACGCCGATGGAAACCTGGTGGGTTTCATTTCCGGCTACCGCCCCCCAGCTCGCCCCGATACCCTTTTCGTGTGGCAAGTGGCTGTAGACAGCAGTATGCGAGGTCAAGGTTTAGCGCTGCGCATGCTCTTAGCCCTTGTTGAAAGGGTCACCGCACAAGGTGTTCGGTTTATAGAAACCACCATTTCACCGAGCAACACCGCCTCTCAGGCTTTATTTTTAAAAGCCTTTAATCAATTAGGAATCTCTCACAGCACCTCAACGCTGTTCTCACGCCAGCAGCATTTTGCTGGTCTGCATGAGGACGAAGTGCTGTACCGAGCAGGGCCATTGCCCCTCGATTCCAACCAATAA